TGCGTCTTGAGGGTTTGTATTAGATGGCTGGCTTTGATCGGATGTTCATTGCTTATCCATAGTCAGGGGGTGCACTATGCTCTTCCCACGATCGGAAGAAACTGGGATGGAAAGAGAAGATTGTGACAAGGGAATCTGACattttctctttccattttcttaCAATGTAGTGATGAAATACCCTTATTTCTATCCCTTTTCCTTCTTCCACCCACACCCCCACACCACACGCCCCTTTTTCCCTCCCCTTTCATTTCAACCAAAAAACTGTCAATTTTTGCTGAAGAATCATTGAAGAGAAATCATTTAGGCTTATCATGTTCCTCTTGATGATTATGCATTGTATTGATAAAGTAGGGAACTTTTAATATCCATCATTTTCTAATGAGGTGTTTGGTTGTATGTGTCTTTTTATGAATAACAAGTGGCTGAATGATGCCTTCAATAAATGAAATTGAACCTTGCGTATTACaaactttgttttgtttagttgtATTTGTTTCACTCGCCCTTTTCCCCTTGAACTGTGTGCATTAGTAgttgttttaaataattagtTATGTGAGTTTGAGTAAGAAATGTTGTTTTAATTCAAGTGCAAGAATTTTCTACAATGGAACTAACTCTTCTGTCTTGACTTGCAGGGGGAGGATTTACAATCTCTGTCTGATATTGATGATCTTGCTAGTACTTTCTCAAAGGTTAGATTACTGGATATTGATAATGATTATGCTGTCACAGAAGAGTGTAACTGCTTATTGTCTAAATTTGTGGGCCTATTGAATGTTTGTCTATTTATTTGGGAAAGATGAGTTTGAAATGCTCAGTGACAAATGTTGCCTCTGCCTGGAAATTAGTCTCAAAGGTTCCCAattttgcaaattttgtttGAATATAGGAATGTCTGTCACGCCTCTTTGCAATTTGAGATACGCATTACCTTAATTTATTCTTCTCTTGCCAGTAATTCAACTAGTTGGTGGGATGCATAATTTCTAGCTAAGCTTTCATCTGTGAGAGTAAAAATTGAGGAATTGGAAGGAATATTTCATTGAGAACTAAGGCAGATTCCTGCTGGaaatttctcatctttcttGAACTCTAGTTTTGGTGATCATTATGCTTCTAATTTCCCTGAAGGAAGGAGAAAAGATTACACTATTAGGGTATCATGTCAAAGAGCTGCAatgctatgtttttttttttttttaatttttaatttttttgtctttattggTTGTCTTATTCCACCAACACATCTAATGAATCACAACCTTTTTTAAGACTGGAACTGATATTCCTAAATTTGCTATATATATCTTGGAAGGTTTGATCCAACTTCAATGGCATATCACTTTGTTTCCCCCATTACCTCCAGTTCCGGTGTGGttatgaatatataaattagaatgttgaatatatatatatatatatatataatagccgaACCTTCCTTAGAGTGGCCTAAAATTGCGACGTGGCGTGAACCTATAATTTTTAGTGAGTGAAccggttttttattattatgagattttatttcaaaaatattccTAATATAAATTTCATTAAGTGACGTAATTTAATGTAAaacaatgatcatatatatatatataatagccaaACCTTCCTTAGAGTGGCCTAAAATTGCAACATGTGGCATGAACCTATAATATTTAGTGAGTGAAccggttttttattattatgagattttatttcaaaaatattccTAATATAATTTTCATTAAGTGGCGTAATAATGTAAAACAATTATGGTCTCACAATTTACTTCTCCCCAAAACTATAGGGagacaatttaaaatttttatacatAGTACATTAACTAGCCATCATCGGCCATAAAGGTATTGAATGCATTGATTCTAAAAAATTTCTATTCTTATGCATCACATCATAACCCTTAGATTTTCCACCTAAGCTTGAAAAATCATCTCACCACATTGCAAGAAgaagatttatttaattgcattaaatgttaaatgaaatattttgttttattttttatttataaaaaaatattttgtttgtatttttttttttttttttgaatgttcatAAATATATGGGTTTCATCTTTTATTTGTTGAGATATAATAGGCATCACACCATCAATATTAGAAACTCtgaataattttatattagtgatttgataatcaaaattcaggttttcttcttactatttttttctttatactttcttttttcatttttgaacttCTGATataggaacaaagattttaacatgttttaatctATAaggattaaactaaaattaagggtCATGTTTTAATCCGATTGAATGTTTTATgagattttgttgtttgtttgtatgaTTTCCTTGGATTTGTAACAGTTTTTGgaagtgtttttcttcttttgaaggcaaaaatttatttgattattgtgAAGAAAAGTAATAGAAATGCTTTCGAAACACCAAAGAGATAATGAAGCATTGAACCTAATGtgaggatttatttattttatttatttttattgcattactgaatgattttttattttgtattcataaaaagaagattttgtttattttgctttttttttttttttgaacataaTTATacgagttttatttgtattgaaatataataggaaTGACACCAACAATATCATAGATttctacttattttttattaatgttttgattatcaaaatccaagtttttttttttttttttttttttttaactgtaaACTACACctatgtaaaaaaatatttaacatgttttaatttatatcgattaaactaaaattaaggattttatattttaattcatttcaatgtttttatggattttttttttgttaatttgtgaTTTATTTGGATTTGCAAGCATTTTTTGGAAGTTTTTTCTGCTTtctaaagcaaaagaaagacaaatttatttgattattgtgcagaaaaaaaaagaggctttCAAAACACCGAACAGATAATTAGCCATTAAACTTAATAtgagatttatttgattacattaaatgttgagtggaaaattttgttttatttataattaatttttttttattttttatttttatttattttttattttttattttttttttcgaatgttcagaattatgaattttatttgtattgaaatgtAATAGGTATTACACATTTACACTTACAATATAGAGCAGGAACTCTATATGTTGGAAAGAGTATATTGGAAATGGcgattttgaaggaaaagagggttgatttattctttttttttttaccccacATTTGGTTTACTTGTTATCTACTGATGGGATTTCTCTGTCTATACCTGGTTGGCTATTATGATTtgcatgatgatgatggtgttgGATTGTAATTAGATCTTACCCTATTTTGATTTATGATTTGGGGTTCTTGTTGTATAATCCAAGTATCTGTTATTGTTTCAGTTGAACACGGTTGTTAGTGGACCAAGAAGCACTGGAGTTATTGGTGGTTTGGGATCCAGAGAAGGTGATCATAATAGATGCAGAACCTTATGTGTTAAACTCTGCTAAAATTTGAACATTTTATCAAACTTGAATTATCTctcaagattttatttatttatttattttattgtgtaTAAATGGCTGCCAGTTGAACTTTTCCTTCTATGTTACTTTTCTTCCAGGTTCATCTGCTGCTGAATGGGCATTAGGGGAGGATTTTCCTTACTGGTTGGATCCACATGGATTTGACTCTGAGAGCACTCAGGAAGGCAAACGGTGGTCATCACAGCCATCTGGTCGCCTTGCGGAATCAAAGCCTTTGTACAGAACGTCTTCATACCCTGAGCAGCAACAACAGCCTCATCACCAACACCACCAACCCTTCTCCAGTGAGCCAATTCTTGTGCCAAAATCTTTCACTTCATATCCTCCCTCTGGTGGCAGGTCTCCCTTGGGTTCACCAAATCATCACTCAGACCACCTGAATATCCCATATATTGCTGGTGGACCTGAGATGGCGTTATCTTCACCAAATCTGTCTTCTTTCTCAAATTCTCGACCTCAGTTGGTTGGTTTGCATCAGGGTTCGAATTTTGGTGGGAATGTGCCTCAGTTTAGTCACAATGTCTCTGTTAGTAGCCGACCACCAAACCAATGGGTTAATCAGTCCAACTTCTATCCTGGAGATCATTCGAGTCTTGTCAACAATTTATTGCAACAACGGTTACCTCATCAGAATGGATTAATGCCGCCACAAGTGATGCCACAACCACAGCCGCAGCAGCATAGGCTACATCATCCTGTTCAGCCATCATTTGGCCATATGTCGGGGTATCAATCGCAACTATTTAATCCCCATCTTTCTCCAGGGCCACCCTTGATGAGCAAGTTCGATATGCTAGGCCTTTCCGATATGATGAGAGATCAAAGACCAAAATCAGCTCAGAAAGGGAGACTGAATCTCCGGTTTTCCCATCAGGGTTTCGATACCAGTAGCCACAAGAATGATAGCGGGTGGCCACAGTTTAGATCAAAGCATATGACATCTGATGAAATAGAGAGTATCCTTAGAATGCAGCTTGCTGCGACACATAGTAATGACCCGTATGTAGATGACTATTATCACCAGGCTTGTCTTGCAAGAAAATCTGCTGGGGCAAAATTGAAACATCATTTCTGCCCGAATCAACTGAGGGATCTTCCTCCTCGAGCCCGTGCTAATGCTGAGCCACATGCTTTTCTCCAAGTTGATGCTCTTGGGAGGgttccattttcttcaattcGTAGGCCTCGCCCCCTTCTTGAAGTTGACCCTCCAAATCCTTCTGTTGCTGGCAGCAATGAACAAAAAGCTTTGGAGAAGCCTCTTGAACAAGAGCCAATGCTTGCAGCTAGAGTGGCAATCGAGGATGGTTTATGTCTTCTTCTTGATGTAGATGATATTGACCGTTTCTTACAGTTCAATCAGCTCCAAGATGGAGGGGCCCAGTTGAGACGGAGGCAGCAAGTCATGCTGGAAGGGTTGGCAACATCGCTTCAACTGGTTGACCCACTAGGCAAAAATGGCAACACAGTTGGGCTTGCTCATAAGGATGATTTGGTCTTCTTACGGTTGGTTTCTCTTCCCAAGGGCCGTAAGCTCCTTGCAAGGTATCTTCAGCTTCTCTTTCCTGGTGGCGAGCTCATGCGAATAGTTTGCATGGCAATTTTCCGTCATTTAAGGTTCTTATTTGGTGGCCTTCCCTCTGATTCAGCAGCAGCAGAAACGACAGATAATCTTGCAAGGGTTGTTTCACTGTGTGTCCGTGACATGGACCTCAGTGCAATCAGTGCCTGTTTAGCAGCAGTAGTTTGTTCCTCAGAGCAGCCCCCACTTCGTCCTCTTGGAAGCTCAGCTGGAGATGGAGCTTCCCTGATTCTAAAATCTGTTCTTGAGCGGGCAACAGAGCTTTTAACTGATCCTCATGCTGCTAGCAACTATAACATAACTAATCGGTCGCTTTGGCAGGCCTCTTTTGATGAATTCTTTGGCCTTCTCACCAAGTACTGCATAAATAAATACGATAGTGTTATGCAATCCTTGCTTATGCAATCTCCACCAAATGTGGCTGCTATTGGGTCAGATGCAGCCAGAGCTATTAGTAAGGAAATGCCAGTTGAGCTGTTACGTGCAAGTCTTCCTCACACTGATGACCTCCAAAAA
This genomic interval from Corylus avellana chromosome ca3, CavTom2PMs-1.0 contains the following:
- the LOC132173776 gene encoding protein PAT1 homolog; this encodes MDASSAGGSVEEPPNRRDLKQFGDNPTVFDASQYAFFGKDVVDEVELGGLEDEQVSLPAVGIDEEDFMYNIEEGEDLQSLSDIDDLASTFSKLNTVVSGPRSTGVIGGLGSREGSSAAEWALGEDFPYWLDPHGFDSESTQEGKRWSSQPSGRLAESKPLYRTSSYPEQQQQPHHQHHQPFSSEPILVPKSFTSYPPSGGRSPLGSPNHHSDHLNIPYIAGGPEMALSSPNLSSFSNSRPQLVGLHQGSNFGGNVPQFSHNVSVSSRPPNQWVNQSNFYPGDHSSLVNNLLQQRLPHQNGLMPPQVMPQPQPQQHRLHHPVQPSFGHMSGYQSQLFNPHLSPGPPLMSKFDMLGLSDMMRDQRPKSAQKGRLNLRFSHQGFDTSSHKNDSGWPQFRSKHMTSDEIESILRMQLAATHSNDPYVDDYYHQACLARKSAGAKLKHHFCPNQLRDLPPRARANAEPHAFLQVDALGRVPFSSIRRPRPLLEVDPPNPSVAGSNEQKALEKPLEQEPMLAARVAIEDGLCLLLDVDDIDRFLQFNQLQDGGAQLRRRQQVMLEGLATSLQLVDPLGKNGNTVGLAHKDDLVFLRLVSLPKGRKLLARYLQLLFPGGELMRIVCMAIFRHLRFLFGGLPSDSAAAETTDNLARVVSLCVRDMDLSAISACLAAVVCSSEQPPLRPLGSSAGDGASLILKSVLERATELLTDPHAASNYNITNRSLWQASFDEFFGLLTKYCINKYDSVMQSLLMQSPPNVAAIGSDAARAISKEMPVELLRASLPHTDDLQKKMLLDFAQRSMPIVGFNSNGGGSAGRMNSESVLS